One segment of Coffea arabica cultivar ET-39 chromosome 7c, Coffea Arabica ET-39 HiFi, whole genome shotgun sequence DNA contains the following:
- the LOC113697954 gene encoding probable serine/threonine-protein kinase PIX13 isoform X2 has translation MKAWMENTLRYINPDNKKLIVNIADPTLITHDLMEVWAVAFVAKACLRATPSKRPQMEEVLEALQGTKSATFTVKNLQRAGHPNSLGPALTRPEITKGSKVLGWTTPSNHITSSCGSSSSGNHEFSDANGTEKVKPNGEILDSPSLCAFTYLELKIATRNFRTDTLLGEGEFGRVHKGLLHYKSTAKSGTQSLIAVKRFYNDTVLGLKDWQAELNILGRLSHPNLVKLLGYCWGNEKPLLIYEYMQRGSLDSHLFTWYSDVQPLPWDIRLKILIGAARGLAFLHALERKGSFNQKNMGEGFYRYFKPSKILLDDVSWMQDFNKY, from the exons ATGAAGGCTTGGATGGAAAACACCCTGCGTTACATTAATCCAGACAACAAGAAACTCATTGTAAACATTGCAGACCCAACTTTAATCACACATGATTTGATGGAAGTATGGGCAGTTGCTTTTGTTGCCAAGGCCTGTCTCAGAGCCACACCATCTAAGCGGCCCCAAATGGAAGAAGTACTTGAGGCTTTACAAGGTACCAAATCAGCTACCTTCACTGTCAAAAACCTTCAGCGTGCTGGTCATCCCAATTCACTTGGCCCAGCTCTTACAAGGCCAGAAATTACTAAGGGATCTAAAGTACTAG GATGGACAACGCCGTCCAACCACATTACCTCTTCATGCGGCAGCTCCAGTTCAGGTAACCATGAGTTCTCGGATGCTAATGGCACTGAAAAGGTTAAGCCAAATGGAGAGATATTGGACAGCCCCAGTTTATGTGCTTTTACTTATTTGGAACTCAAGATTGCTACCAGAAATTTCAGAACTGACACCTTGCTGGGAGAGGGTGAATTTGGGAGAGTGCACAAAGGTTTGCTTCATTATAAGTCAACCGCAAAGAGTGGCACTCAATCACTAATTGCTGTTAAAAGATTTTACAATGACACTGTGCTAGGACTTAAAGACTGGCAG GCTGAGCTAAACATACTTGGAAGGCTTTCTCATCCTAACCTTGTTAAGCTCCTTGGCTACTGTTGGGGGAATGAAAAGCCACTACTTATCTATGAATATATGCAAAGAGGCAGCTTGGACTCTCACCTTTTTACAT GGTACTCTGATGTTCAGCCACTTCCATGGGACATAAGGCTTAAGATTTTAATTGGAGCAGCCCGAGGTCTGGCATTCTTACATGCACTAGAGAGAAAAGGTTCCTTTAACCAGAAGAACATGGGAGAAGGTTTCTATAGATATTTCAAGCCCTCAAAGATTTTGCTTGATGATGTAAGTTGGATGCAGGATTTCAACAAATATTGA
- the LOC113697954 gene encoding probable serine/threonine-protein kinase PIX13 isoform X1: MKAWMENTLRYINPDNKKLIVNIADPTLITHDLMEVWAVAFVAKACLRATPSKRPQMEEVLEALQGTKSATFTVKNLQRAGHPNSLGPALTRPEITKGSKVLGWTTPSNHITSSCGSSSSGNHEFSDANGTEKVKPNGEILDSPSLCAFTYLELKIATRNFRTDTLLGEGEFGRVHKGLLHYKSTAKSGTQSLIAVKRFYNDTVLGLKDWQAELNILGRLSHPNLVKLLGYCWGNEKPLLIYEYMQRGSLDSHLFTWYSDVQPLPWDIRLKILIGAARGLAFLHALERKGSFNQKNMGEGFYRYFKPSKILLDDAYNAKISGYGVTRIDPPDIDYEADPIKCNPESYVYAAPEYYPTGICLCRAMYMVLVLYWSKC, encoded by the exons ATGAAGGCTTGGATGGAAAACACCCTGCGTTACATTAATCCAGACAACAAGAAACTCATTGTAAACATTGCAGACCCAACTTTAATCACACATGATTTGATGGAAGTATGGGCAGTTGCTTTTGTTGCCAAGGCCTGTCTCAGAGCCACACCATCTAAGCGGCCCCAAATGGAAGAAGTACTTGAGGCTTTACAAGGTACCAAATCAGCTACCTTCACTGTCAAAAACCTTCAGCGTGCTGGTCATCCCAATTCACTTGGCCCAGCTCTTACAAGGCCAGAAATTACTAAGGGATCTAAAGTACTAG GATGGACAACGCCGTCCAACCACATTACCTCTTCATGCGGCAGCTCCAGTTCAGGTAACCATGAGTTCTCGGATGCTAATGGCACTGAAAAGGTTAAGCCAAATGGAGAGATATTGGACAGCCCCAGTTTATGTGCTTTTACTTATTTGGAACTCAAGATTGCTACCAGAAATTTCAGAACTGACACCTTGCTGGGAGAGGGTGAATTTGGGAGAGTGCACAAAGGTTTGCTTCATTATAAGTCAACCGCAAAGAGTGGCACTCAATCACTAATTGCTGTTAAAAGATTTTACAATGACACTGTGCTAGGACTTAAAGACTGGCAG GCTGAGCTAAACATACTTGGAAGGCTTTCTCATCCTAACCTTGTTAAGCTCCTTGGCTACTGTTGGGGGAATGAAAAGCCACTACTTATCTATGAATATATGCAAAGAGGCAGCTTGGACTCTCACCTTTTTACAT GGTACTCTGATGTTCAGCCACTTCCATGGGACATAAGGCTTAAGATTTTAATTGGAGCAGCCCGAGGTCTGGCATTCTTACATGCACTAGAGAGAAAAGGTTCCTTTAACCAGAAGAACATGGGAGAAGGTTTCTATAGATATTTCAAGCCCTCAAAGATTTTGCTTGATGAT GCATACAATGCGAAGATATCAGGTTATGGTGTGACTAGGATAGATCCTCCTGACATCGACTATGAAGCAGATCCCATCAAATGTAACCCGGAAAGTTATGTATATGCTGCTCCTGAGTATTATCCGACAG GGATTTGCTTATGCAGAGCGATGTATATGGTTTTGGTGTTGTATTGGTCCAAATGCTGA
- the LOC113697798 gene encoding uncharacterized protein isoform X1 has translation MAAVYDNWERLVTATLRREELRLTALRTPSDVSSASLLSGSPSLSFSSQTGQVSSFNFGSLLVGDSFTYSQILKATRFLSDSNLIKHGHSGKFFYGVLQGGTEVVIKQVDVSCSENELCFMSELEICSMVYHSRLIPLLGHCLENGYQKFLVYKYTPNKDLGSLLGHDDTNQLPSLDWTTRLKIATGVAEGLCYLHHECFPPLVHRDIQASSILLDDDFEVRLGSLAGVCIEEKENNQIGIARFLRLPKISEQISPGKSTARRSYDVYCFGKILLELVTSKLGASAANDSITKEKDWMEKTLRYVVVSKDKKQHLTEVWAVAFIAKACVHHKPSKRPQMSEILEALKRVKSTRFGNQQLQAASHPNKLFPPPTMPAVPEGSKTIGRMSQATENAKSTASSTASGSYEFSEVNASKKVYPLGEILATPNLRIFTYSELKAATRNFEIDTLLGEGAYGRVYKGSLHEKSMSESGSEALIAVKEVYSWRIPAFRNRWQSEVDLHGRLSHPNIVKLLGYCWESKELFLVYEFMQEGSLASHLFGRRGSAFQPLTWEKRIKILVGAARGVAFLHQSQKRGSIRRKTGYEGFYDHFEPSKVLLDQSYNAKLSDFGQKTSLIDPDPYNEVHPKLLWREGKSSPMMDVYGFGILLVEMITGVEKLDTRCQTDQEVMLDWIKPDLSGQPLFGILDSKLERNYPVEAVTKVSQLALLCLEKNFKYRPSMEAVVKELELIESPTKKGGKLG, from the exons ATGGCTGCGGTTTATGACAATTGGGAACGGCTGGTTACAGCTACTCTGCGCAGAGAGGAGCTCCGGCTCACTGCTCTGAGAACCCCGAGTGATGTTTCCTCAGCATCACTGTTATCAGGATCACCATCTCTCAGTTTCAGTTCTCAGACTGGCCAAGTTTCATCTTTTAACTTCGGGAGCTTATTAGTTGGGGATTCATTTACTTATAGTCAAATTCTTAAAGCTACACGTTTCTTGAGTGACTCCAATCTCATCAAGCATGGCCATTCTGGCAAATTCTTTTATGGTGTTTTGCAAGGTGGCACAGAAGTGGTAATTAAACAAGTCGATGTTTCTTGCTCTGAGAATGAATTGTGTTTTATGTCAGAATTGGAAATTTGCAGCATGGTTTATCATTCTAGGCTGATCCCCCTTCTGGGGCATTGTTTGGAGAACGGATATCAGAAGTTTCTTGTTTACAAATACACCCCTAACAAGGACCTGGGAAGTTTATTGGGGCATGATGACACTAACCAGTTACCATCATTAGATTGGACCACGAGGTTGAAGATTGCAACTGGAGTGGCAGAGGGCTTATGTTATCTCCATCATGAATGTTTTCCACCCCTTGTTCATAG GGACATTCAAGCTAGCAGCATACTACTTGATGATGACTTTGAAGTGAGGTTAGGAAGCCTTGCAGGTGTCTgcattgaagaaaaagaaaacaatcagaTTGGGATTGCTCGGTTCCTGCGGTTGCCAAA AATTTCTGAACAAATCAGTCCAG GTAAATCTACGGCAAGACGCTCTTATGATGTTTATTGCTTTGGCAAGATTTTGCTTGAGCTAGTCACCAGCAAGCTGGGTGCTAGTGCTGCCAATGACTCCATTACGAAGGAGAAGGATTGGATGGAAAAGACCCTACGCTATGTTGTTGTTTCAAAAGACAAGAAACAGCATTTGACAGAAGTTTGGGCAGTTGCTTTCATTGCCAAGGCTTGTGTCCACCACAAGCCTTCTAAGCGGCCCCAAATGTCAGAAATACTCGAGGCTTTGAAACGTGTTAAATCAACAAGGTTCGGTAATCAACAACTTCAAGCTGCTAGTCATCCCAACaaacttttcccacctcctacaATGCCAGCAGTTCCTGAGGGATCTAAAACAATAG GACGGATGTCACAGGCGACTGAAAATGCCAAATCCACAGCCAGCAGCACTGCTTCAGGGAGCTATGAGTTCTCAGAAGTTAATGCGAGTAAGAAGGTTTATCCACTGGGAGAAATATTGGCCACCCCCAATTTAAGGATTTTTACTTATTCGGAACTGAAGGCTGCTAcaagaaattttgaaattgacaCATTGCTGGGAGAAGGTGCATATGGGAGAGTATACAAAGGTTCGCTTCATGAAAAGTCCATGTCAGAGAGTGGAAGTGAAGCACTAATTGCTGTTAAAGAAGTGTATTCCTGGCGTATTCCAGCATTTCGAAACAGGTGGCAG TCTGAGGTGGACTTGCATGGAAGGCTTTCTCATCCAAACATAGTTAAGCTCCTTGGATACTGTTGGGAGAGCAAAGAGCTATTTCTTGTGTATGAGTTCATGCAGGAAGGCAGCTTGGCCAGCCACCTATTTGGAAGAC GAGGCTCTGCCTTTCAGCCGCTTACATGGGAAAAAAGGATTAAGATCTTAGTTGGAGCAGCTCGAGGTGTGGCGTTCTTGCATCAATCACAGAAACGAGGTTCGATTAGACGGAAAACAGGATATGAGGGTTTCTATGACCATTTTGAGCCCTCAAAAGTATTGCTTGATCAG TCTTACAATGCCAAGTTATCAGATTTTGGTCAGAAGACCTCATTGATAGATCCAGATCCGTATAATGAAGTACATCCAAAACTACTTTGGCGTGAAG GGAAGTCGTCCCCAATGATGGATGTATATGGCTTCGGTATTCTGTTGGTCGAGATGATAACAGGTGTAGAGAAGCTAGACACACGTTGTCAGACTGATCAAGAAGTTATGCTCGATTGGATCAAGCCTGATTTATCTGGCCAGCCTTTGTTCGGCATTTTGGATTCCAAGCTAGAAAGAAACTATCCTGTAGAAGCTGTTACAAAAGTGTCACAGCTTGCTCTGTTATGTCTtgagaaaaattttaaatacaGACCATCAATGGAAGCAGTTGTGAAGGAATTAGAGCTTATTGAATCACCAACAAAGAAAGGCGGGAAACTGGGTTGA
- the LOC113697798 gene encoding proline-rich receptor-like protein kinase PERK9 isoform X2: MAAVYDNWERLVTATLRREELRLTALRTPSDVSSASLLSGSPSLSFSSQTGQVSSFNFGSLLVGDSFTYSQILKATRFLSDSNLIKHGHSGKFFYGVLQGGTEVVIKQVDVSCSENELCFMSELEICSMVYHSRLIPLLGHCLENGYQKFLVYKYTPNKDLGSLLGHDDTNQLPSLDWTTRLKIATGVAEGLCYLHHECFPPLVHRDIQASSILLDDDFEVRLGSLAGVCIEEKENNQIGIARFLRLPKISEQISPGKSTARRSYDVYCFGKILLELVTSKLGASAANDSITKEKDWMEKTLRYVVVSKDKKQHLTEVWAVAFIAKACVHHKPSKRPQMSEILEALKRVKSTRFGNQQLQAASHPNKLFPPPTMPAVPEGSKTIGRMSQATENAKSTASSTASGSYEFSEVNASKKVYPLGEILATPNLRIFTYSELKAATRNFEIDTLLGEGAYGRVYKGSLHEKSMSESGSEALIAVKEVYSWRIPAFRNRWQSEVDLHGRLSHPNIVKLLGYCWESKELFLVYEFMQEGSLASHLFGRRGSAFQPLTWEKRIKILVGAARGVAFLHQSQKRGSIRRKTGYEGFYDHFEPSKVLLDQISAYDEVLLD, translated from the exons ATGGCTGCGGTTTATGACAATTGGGAACGGCTGGTTACAGCTACTCTGCGCAGAGAGGAGCTCCGGCTCACTGCTCTGAGAACCCCGAGTGATGTTTCCTCAGCATCACTGTTATCAGGATCACCATCTCTCAGTTTCAGTTCTCAGACTGGCCAAGTTTCATCTTTTAACTTCGGGAGCTTATTAGTTGGGGATTCATTTACTTATAGTCAAATTCTTAAAGCTACACGTTTCTTGAGTGACTCCAATCTCATCAAGCATGGCCATTCTGGCAAATTCTTTTATGGTGTTTTGCAAGGTGGCACAGAAGTGGTAATTAAACAAGTCGATGTTTCTTGCTCTGAGAATGAATTGTGTTTTATGTCAGAATTGGAAATTTGCAGCATGGTTTATCATTCTAGGCTGATCCCCCTTCTGGGGCATTGTTTGGAGAACGGATATCAGAAGTTTCTTGTTTACAAATACACCCCTAACAAGGACCTGGGAAGTTTATTGGGGCATGATGACACTAACCAGTTACCATCATTAGATTGGACCACGAGGTTGAAGATTGCAACTGGAGTGGCAGAGGGCTTATGTTATCTCCATCATGAATGTTTTCCACCCCTTGTTCATAG GGACATTCAAGCTAGCAGCATACTACTTGATGATGACTTTGAAGTGAGGTTAGGAAGCCTTGCAGGTGTCTgcattgaagaaaaagaaaacaatcagaTTGGGATTGCTCGGTTCCTGCGGTTGCCAAA AATTTCTGAACAAATCAGTCCAG GTAAATCTACGGCAAGACGCTCTTATGATGTTTATTGCTTTGGCAAGATTTTGCTTGAGCTAGTCACCAGCAAGCTGGGTGCTAGTGCTGCCAATGACTCCATTACGAAGGAGAAGGATTGGATGGAAAAGACCCTACGCTATGTTGTTGTTTCAAAAGACAAGAAACAGCATTTGACAGAAGTTTGGGCAGTTGCTTTCATTGCCAAGGCTTGTGTCCACCACAAGCCTTCTAAGCGGCCCCAAATGTCAGAAATACTCGAGGCTTTGAAACGTGTTAAATCAACAAGGTTCGGTAATCAACAACTTCAAGCTGCTAGTCATCCCAACaaacttttcccacctcctacaATGCCAGCAGTTCCTGAGGGATCTAAAACAATAG GACGGATGTCACAGGCGACTGAAAATGCCAAATCCACAGCCAGCAGCACTGCTTCAGGGAGCTATGAGTTCTCAGAAGTTAATGCGAGTAAGAAGGTTTATCCACTGGGAGAAATATTGGCCACCCCCAATTTAAGGATTTTTACTTATTCGGAACTGAAGGCTGCTAcaagaaattttgaaattgacaCATTGCTGGGAGAAGGTGCATATGGGAGAGTATACAAAGGTTCGCTTCATGAAAAGTCCATGTCAGAGAGTGGAAGTGAAGCACTAATTGCTGTTAAAGAAGTGTATTCCTGGCGTATTCCAGCATTTCGAAACAGGTGGCAG TCTGAGGTGGACTTGCATGGAAGGCTTTCTCATCCAAACATAGTTAAGCTCCTTGGATACTGTTGGGAGAGCAAAGAGCTATTTCTTGTGTATGAGTTCATGCAGGAAGGCAGCTTGGCCAGCCACCTATTTGGAAGAC GAGGCTCTGCCTTTCAGCCGCTTACATGGGAAAAAAGGATTAAGATCTTAGTTGGAGCAGCTCGAGGTGTGGCGTTCTTGCATCAATCACAGAAACGAGGTTCGATTAGACGGAAAACAGGATATGAGGGTTTCTATGACCATTTTGAGCCCTCAAAAGTATTGCTTGATCAG ATTTCTGCATATGATGAAGTTCTCCTAGATTAG
- the LOC113697799 gene encoding probable serine/threonine-protein kinase PIX13: MGVVYDNWERLVDATLRREELRRIALRTPSNVSSVSASPSFNASVLEGASGGEETRTEGETSACNDLRIFSFSELKLATNNFAHRTQLGCNELGMLHRGSLCDKASSICTNESLIAVRRFHSESVQEFHEWQSEVNLIGRLSHPNIIKLLGYCREDNELLLVYEYLQQGSLEKLLFERDYTNHPLPWDRRLKILIEAARGLAFLHASERQGLFNQKEEREGFYEYFDTSDILLDHSYNAKISGFSLATISEDPPQPDVEVYPGTGWPRCSSHSAPEYVMTGNLYLEGDVYGFGIVMVEMLTGLRVGYWALRPGQCVQVDRIKHDLATRRRLDKIMDSRLEGKYPAKAAKKVSELALRCLEMQPKRRPSMQEVAEVLELIDSADRN, encoded by the exons aTGGGTGTAGTTTATGACAATTGGGAAAGGTTGGTTGATGCCACGCTGCGCCGAGAGGAGCTGCGGAGGATTGCTCTAAGAACCCCCAGCAATGTCTCTTCAGTATCAGCATCGCCATCCTTTAATGCCAGCGTTTTGGAAG GAGCTAGTGGGGGTGAGGAGACTCGTACAGAAGGGGAGACCTCGGCCTGCAACGATCTAAGGATATTCTCTTTTTCAGAACTCAAGCTTGCGACCAATAATTTTGCCCATCGTACGCAGCTGGGGTGTAACGAACTTGGGATGTTACATAGAGGTTCTCTTTGCGATAAAGCTTCATCAATTTGTACAAATGAATCATTGATTGCTGTCAGAAGATTTCATTCTGAAAGTGTACAAGAATTTCATGAGTGGCAG TCTGAAGTAAATTTGATTGGAAGACTTTCTCATCCTAACATAATTAAGCTCCTTGGTTATTGTCGGGAGGACAATGAGCTACTTCTTGTCTATGAATATCTGCAACAGGGCAGCTTGGAGAAGCTCCTGTTTGAAA GGGACTATACCAATCACCCTCTTCCATGGGATAGAAGGCTTAAGATTCTAATTGAAGCAGCTCGAGGTTTGGCATTCTTGCATGCATCAGAAAGACAAGGTTTGTTTAACCAGAAAGAGGAGAGAGAAGGTTTTTATGAATATTTTGACACCTCAGACATATTGCTTGATCAT TCTTACAATGCCAAGATATCTGGTTTTAGTCTGGCAACGATTTCAGAGGATCCTCCGCAGCCGGATGTTGAAGTGTATCCAGGTACAGGTTGGCCAAGATGCAGCAGCCACAGTGCACCTGAGTACGTCATGACAG GGAACTTGTACTTGGAGGGCGATGTGTATGGCTTTGGTATTGTAATGGTCGAAATGCTAACAGGTTTACGAGTAGGATATTGGGCACTTCGGCCTGGACAGTGTGTGCAGGTTGATCGGATCAAGCATGATTTAGCCACCAGAAGAAGGCTAGACAAAATAATGGACTCCCGATTAGAAGGCAAATATCCTGCAAAAGCTGCCAAAAAAGTCTCTGAACTTGCTCTGAGATGTCTTGAGATGCAACCTAAACGCCGACCATCCATGCAAGAAGTTGCGGAGGTACTAGAGCTTATTGACTCTGCTGATCGAAATTAA